TATTCTGAGCCGATTTATTCTTTCCATATCGCAAACGCCAATTGGAAAAATGTTGCTTTCGGCATCGCAAACGCCAATTGGAACGTTGAAATAAAGGATGGTTACTATAATATATGGACAGATACCGATCCCCTATATGGCACTGAGCGTGTAGACTTCTGGGTAGTGAATAATTCTCCGGGAGTTGCGTTTACGGCAGCTGCTATTGATGGTGCAGATGGCGAGTGGCAAGACGGTGAAGGATTTTGGATTGTTTCAAGTCCAGTTCCCGAACCGAGCAGTATGATCATGTTAGGCATTGGCTTAATCGGCCTTGCCGGCAGGAGGTTTAAAAAGAAGGTTAGAGCATAAGCCTTTATTGGACGGGATTGCTTCGCCCCTTCGGGGCTCGCAATGACGTACAGGGAAGGCATGCTCGAACCTAGTAAGCATGCTTATGTGGCTAGAGCGCAGTGCCGTAAAAGCGTTGTGCTCTTCCACCGGACTTATAATTTTATACCTACTTTTAGTGACGGATTAAAAAACTGAAAGCAAAAAGGAGCAGGAAAGATAGATAGTTGGCCTAAAATGGCAGAAGATTTTGCTTATAACAGGGTAGCGATACTAATGAAAATCGCTGCCCTTTATTCTTATTTTCTTGCTTTTTAGAACCTTTATACTATAATAGTTGACTAATTATGAAGAAAATCAGTGTAAGACATATCTGGATAAATACATTCGGGCTTATCGTAAAAAAGCCGGTCATCATTCTGCCATTTTTCATCATAGCATTTCTGGAAGCCTTGACGTTGGAGTTGGTCTATTTTTCCGGCAGGAATCCGCTTGCCATCATAGTAGGGCCGATCGTCAAAAAGTTTTTCGGGGAGGGCTTTACCCATTATCCGTATTGCATATATGCTATACCGCGCGTTTTCAATTTCCTGCAGATCGTTATATACGTAT
The genomic region above belongs to Candidatus Omnitrophota bacterium and contains:
- a CDS encoding PEP-CTERM sorting domain-containing protein, with product MKKVLVLVGLVLCLVLLSSTSSWAGILLFDGTFKWREGGTVVIDQTNAPDIKVWTVGNPVGLDLIQIFQKDFILTAVDKDVILNPSWLGLTKFTWGVVNDNYSEPIYSFHIANANWKNVAFGIANANWNVEIKDGYYNIWTDTDPLYGTERVDFWVVNNSPGVAFTAAAIDGADGEWQDGEGFWIVSSPVPEPSSMIMLGIGLIGLAGRRFKKKVRA